AGGTGCTGGCGACGAGCACGCTCTACACGAGCACCGAGCCCTGCGCGATGTGCGCCGGCGCGATCTACTGGAGCGGCATCGCCCGGGTCGTGTACGCCCTCGGCGAGGACGGGCTGCGCGACATCGTCGCCGAGCAGGAGGGCGTGCCCACCATGGCCCTCCCGTGCCGCGAGGTGTTCGCCCGCGGCGGCCGGCCCGTCACGGTCGCCGGCCCGGCCGACCTGCCCGAGGCCATCACGCTGCACGACGGGTTCTGGGGCTGAGTCGAGGTCGCGAGCGGATGGCGCGCACCCCCAGAACGGCCGAAGTGTTGCCGTTCGGATTCGGGCGGCGAGAGACTCGCGTATGCGTACATCGCGGTGCGTCCCCGTGTTCGGGGAAGTCCTGGTCGCCATCTCCGCCCTCGTGCTCGTGACGGGCTGCACTGCGGGCGGGTCGTCGCCGTCGGCGCCGCCGGGTTCGGACGCGGCGCAGCACCAGACGGCCGACCCCGAGCAGGCCGAGGCGGTGATGGAGATCGTGCGCGACTACATGGAGGAGGCGCACCTCAAGGCGGTCATCGTGCGCGCCACGGTCGACGGCGAGGAGATCGTGCGGGCCGCGGTGGGCGATTCGATGACGGGCGTGCCGGCCACCCCCGACATGCACTTCCGCAATGGCGCCGTGGCGATCTCGTACGTCGCGACGCTGCTGCTGCAGCTCGTCGACGAGGGGATGATGACCCTCGACGACCCGGTGTCGATGTACCTGCCCGACCTGCCGCACGCCGACGAGGTGACGGTGCGCCAGCTCGCGCAGATGACCTCGGGATATCAGGACTTCGTGCTCGGCAACGAGGAGTTCGCCGAGATCGCCTACGCCGACGTGTTCAAGGCGTGGACGACCGAGGACCAGCTCGCGCTCGCCGTCGACAAGCCGCTCTGGTTCGAGCCGGGCACGAACTGGGCGTACGCCCACACCAACTACGTGATCCTCGGCCTGGTGCTCGAGGAGGTCACCGGGATGCCGCTCGAGGACGCCCTGCAGCAGCGGGTGCTCGACCCGCTGGGCCTGACGAATACGACGGCCTCGCTCACCGCGGAGATCCCCGAGCCGGTGCTGCACGCCTACAGCTCGGAGCGGCGGTCGTTCTTCGGCATCCCCGCGGGCACGCCGTTCTACGAGGACTCGACGTCGTGGAACCCGTCGTGGACCATCGCCCAGGGCGCCATCGAGACGAGCAACATCGACGACCTGCTCGCGAGCGCGATCGCCGTGGGCACCGGCGAGTTGCTCTCCGAGGAGTCGTACGACGAGATGACGTCGACCGACCTGCGCGGACGGACGAGCGCGATCGACGGATGCGTCAACTGCCGCCCCCTCGACGAGTTCGCGACGTACGGGCTCGGCCTGTGGATCTCGGGCGACTGGCTGCTGCAGAACCCGCTCTTCTACGGATACGCGGCGGTCAACGCCTACCTGCCCTCGGAGAAGGTCGCGATCGCGGTCGCCGTGACCTACGACGAGGCGGCGTTCGACGACGAGGGCGGGTACTCGAACGGCGGCGACGAGTTGTTCCGCAGGATCGGCGCCTACCTCGCGCCAGATGACGCACCACCCGTGCGGCCGGCGCAGTAGCGCGCCCTCAGCGCCGCGGAATCGTCGAGCCGCGGATGACGAGCCGCACCGGCAGGTACTCGGTGCCCGAACGCAGCTCGTCGTCGAGGGCGGTGAACACGCGCTTCGCCGCCGTGCGCCCGAGCTGCTGCAGGTTGGCGTCGATGCTCGTGAGCTCGGGGCGCGAGTTGGTGGCGAGCACCTCCCAGTTGTCGTAGCCGATGACCGCCACGTCTTCGGGCACGCTCCGGCCCAGGTCGCGGAGCGTGTCGAGCACGCCGCGGGCGATCTGGTCGGAGCCGCACACGATGCCGTCGACCTCGGGATGCTGCGCGAGGAGCATCGCCGCCGCATCGCGGCCCCAGTGCTCGCTCCACGCCGAGAACATCGGCTCGCCGACCAGTTCGAGGCCCGCGGCCTGCAGCCCGTCGCGCACACCGAGCAGGCGGTCCTGCGCCGCCGCGTAGGCCGGGTCGCCGCTCAGGTGCGCGATGCGCGAACGCCCGCACGAGACGAGATGCTCGACGGCCAGGCGCCCGCCGGCGCGGTTGTCGGGCGTGATCGACAGGTCGGCGGGGTCGTCGGACGGGGCGTAGGCGTACACCACCGGCACCGGCAGGTCCTGCCCGAGCGACGGCCTCGGGTCGGTCTGACGGCCGACGACGATGATGCCGTCGACCCTGCGGTTCAGCAGCGCCTTCAGGTGGTGCTGCTCGCGGATGGCGTCGCCGCGCGCATCGCAGAGGAACACGTTGACCTGGCCGGCGCCGAACGCGTCCTCGGCGCCCATGAGGATCGGGATGACGAACCGGCCTTCGAGGTCGCTCGTGAGCAGGCCGACGGTGCCGGTGCGCCCGGCGAGCAGGCTCCGGGCGAGTTGGTTGGGCGTGAACGAGATCTGCTCGGCGGCCTCGAGCACGCGACGGCGGGTGGCCGGCGCGACCTCGTCGCGGCCGTTGATGGCCTTCGAGGCGGTGGCGATCGAGACGCCGGCGAGCTTGGCGACGTCGCTGAGCGTCGATGCCCGCGCGCTGCCCGGGTGTTCCACTCGCGCCATCGCGGCCCCCTTTCGTGTCGGAAACGTTACCGGATTCTGCTCTTGACGTCCCCGGATTCCCAAGAGTAACGTGCCGAAAAGCATTTCGGGATTTTCGCGGTCGCGCGCCCCGAGTGTCGCAGCACCGGGCATCCCCAGCCCGCTCAACGACGAGTCAGAGGAGAGACCATGAGCAGCACCACCCGCCGGATGCGAAGAATCGCCGGCGTCCTCGCCGCCGGCGCACTGCTGGTCGGCGTGTCCGCCTGTGCGGCCGGCAGCGAGCCCGCGAGCAACCTGTCGGATGCCGGCCCCGAAGGGGTCGATGACGGGTCGACGCTCACGCTCTGGACCCGGGCCCCCCTCGAGAAGCAGGCGAACCTGCTCGTCGATGCCTACAACGAGAGCCACGAGAACCAGGTCGAGCTCACGGTCGTTCCGAACGACGACTACGTCGCCAAGGTCGGTGCCGCGGCGGGCTCCAACGGCCTGCCCGACCTCTTCGCCGCCGACATCGTCTACGTGCCGAACTGGGTCGAGCAGGGCCTCTTCCAGGACCTCACCGCGAACATCGACGGCCTCGACTTCAAGGACGAGATCAACCCGGGCCATCTCTCGGCCGGCACGGTCGACGGCAAGGAGCACGTGCTGCCGTTCGTGCTCGACCTCTCGATGCTGTTCTGGAACAAGGAGCTCGCGACCGAGGCCGGCCTCGACGCCGAAGCGGGGCCTGCGAACCTCGAGGAGTACGCCGAGTGGGCGAAGGCCATCCAGGCGCTGAACAAGCCCGACACCTACGGCACCGCCACGGGCCTGAACTGCGGCGGATGCCTCGTATTCACGTGGTTCCCGAGCGTCTGGGCCGACGGCGAGGAAGTCATGAACGAGGATGGCACCGAGTCGCTGCTCGCGAGCGACACCGCCAAGGAGATCTACGCCACCTGGAAGGACCTCTGGGATTCGGGCGCCGTGCTCCCGTCGTCGCAGGACGAAGCGGGCCCGACGTGGACCGCGGGCTTCACCGAGGGCAAGGTCGGCCTCATGTTCTACCCCGCCACGCTGCTCTCGTCGACGCCGTTCGAGGCCGGCGTCTCAGGCATCGTCGGACCCGAGGGCGGCGCCTCCACGTTCGTCGGCGGCGACGGCATCGGCATCTCGAAGGACTCGAAGAAGTCGGCGCAGGCGTGGAACTTCCTCAATTGGATGATGTCCGAGGAGGCCCAGGTCGGCGTGCTCGCGAAGGACAAGGACGTCGTCTCGCGCGGCGACCTCTCGAGCAACGAGTACTCCGACGCCGACCCGCGCCTCGTCACGATCAACGAGGTGGCCGCGAACGGCGACACCCCGGTCGCGATCCACTTCCAGGAGGCGTTCAACGCGCCGAACAGCCCGTGGCTGACCCTGGTCCGCGACGCCGTGCTCGGCGACGGGGCATCCGTCGACGCCGACAACGACGAGATCACGGCGGTGCTCTCGCAATAGGGGATGCGGGCAGCCGGCGCCGATCGCGAGGTCGGCGCCGGCCGCCCGCACCAGCGCACCACCCGGCACCACCAAGGCGCCACCTGGCACCACGCAGGCGACACGCACGAGACCCCGCACCACACGAAAGGCCCGAACATGACCGCCCTGGCCCCTCCCGCCGAGACGGCGTCGCCGCCGAGGCGCTCCACGCGCCGCAAGCGCCGCGCGACGCACGGCGGCGCGCTCGCCGGCTGGCTCTACGCCACGCCGACCGCCCTCTTCGTCATCCTCCTCTTCGTGCTCCCGCTGATGCTCGTGCTGCAGATGTCGGGCTCGGACTGGCCGCTGCTCGGCGGCAACCAGGGCTGGAACCTGCCCGACAACTACGAGGACGCGGTGACGAACCGGTTCTTCACGGACTCCGTCGCGTTCACCCTGAAGTACACGATCCTCACCACCGTGATCCTGCTCGCCCTGGCGCTCGGGCTCGGCCTGCTCGTGCAGGAGTCGTCGCGCTGGAAGGGGCTCCTGCGCACCTCGTTCCTCATCCCGAGCGCGCTCGGCCTGGCATCCGCGTCGCTGCTCTTCTACGTGCTCTACTCGCCCATCGCCGGGCCGTTCGCCGACCTCATGGCGGCGTGGGGCTTCACCTTCCTGGGCACCCCCGACGGCGCCCTCTGGTCGACCATCTTCCTCATCGTCTGGCGGTACGCGGGCTTCTACATGCTGCTCATGCTGGTGGGCCTGCAGGGCATCCCCGACGACGTCTACGAGGCCGCCCGCATCGACGGCGCCTCACGGTGGCAGACGTTCCGCAGCGTGACGCTGCCCCTGCTGCGGCCCACGCTCGCGCTCACGACGGTGCTCTGCGTCACGGGCTCGCTGCTTGCGTTCGAGCAGTTCTACATCCTCACCAAGGGCGGGCCCGACAACTCCACGATCACCATCGTGCAGCTCATCTACAGCGTCGCGTTCCAGGGCCCGAACAACCTCGGCGTGGCCGCGGCGCTCTCGGTGATCGTGCTGATTGCCCTTGTCGTCATCAACGTCGCGCAGATCCGCGCGTTCAGCAGGAAGGCCGAGGACTGATGAGCATCGACACCGCGCCCGACACCACCCGGGCGATCGTGACGGATGCCGCGGCGCACGGCCCGCGCACGCGGTATGGGGTGGCGCGGAAGCATCCGCCCACCTCGTTCGCGGGCATCGCACTGCGCACCCCCTACTGGGTGGTCACCGGCGCGCTCGCCGTGCTGTTCCTCTACCCCCTGATCTGGACGACGGTGGCGTCGTTCTCGCCGCGGGCGGGCACGAACCAGGTCGACGGCTGGGGCCTCGGCAACTACGTGACGCTCGCGAACTACCAGGCGGGCATCTGGGTCTACCTCTTCAACTCGGTGTTCGTGTCGCTGCTCACCGTGGCCCTGACTCTCGTCATCTCGCTGCTCGGCGGCTACGCGTTCGCGCGGTTCTCGTTCCCCGGCAAGAACGCCCTGTTCCTCGCGACGCTCGCGATCCTGATGGTGCCGTACACGACGCTGCTGATCCCGCTCTACGTGCTGCTCAACCTGGTCGGGCTGTCGAACTCGCTCGTCGGCGTCGCGCTGGTGCTCACCATGTTCCAGCTGCCGTTCTCGATGTTCATGATGCGCATCTCGTTCGAGGCCGTGCCCCGCGAGCTCGACGAGGCCGCCATGGTCGACGGATGCTCCAGCTTCACGGTGCTCTGGCGCGTGCTGATCCCCGCCGTGAAGCCGGGCCTCATCACGGTGGCGCTCTTCGCGTTCCTCGCGGCGTGGAACGACTTCATGGCGCCGCTGATCCTCATCAACGACTCGAACAAGATGACGCTGCCGCTGGCCGTCTCGAACCTCCGCGGGCAGGTGCAGGGAGTCGTCGACTACGGCGCCACCGAGGCCGGCGTGGTCGTGCTGGCCGTGCCGTGCATCCTGCTCTTCCTGATCCTCCAACGTCACTACGTGCGCGGCTTCATGTCGGGCGCCTTCAAGGGATGACCATGACGCTCACCACGAACACCACCACCACGACCCATGCGGTTCCCGTCGCACCGAGTGCCGGAGTACTGCGCCCGCTGGGCCTCGACGAGGTGACCATCACCGGCGGGTTGTGGGGCCGCCGGCAGGCCGTCAACGGCACCGCCACGATCGACCACATCGGCGCGTGGCTCGAGCGCGAGGGCTGGCTCGCGAACTTCGACCTCGCGGCATCCGGAGCACTTCCCGAGGGACGTCGCGGGCGCGAGTTCTCCGACTCGGAGGTCTACAAGTACCTCGAGGCGATCGCCTGGGAGATCGGCCGTCGCGACGCGGTGGGTGAGCCCGTCGACGAGCTCGAGGCGCGGTTCCGTGCGGTCGTGGCGCGGATCGCGGCCGCGCAGGAGCCCGACGGCTACCTGAACACGCGGTTCGGGCGACCCGGTCAGGGCGCGCGCTGGTCGGACCTCGAGTGGGGCCACGAGCTGTACTGCCTGGGACATCTCTTCCAGGCGGCCGTCGCCCGGGTGCGCACGCGCCCTGACGCCGACGACG
This DNA window, taken from Agromyces sp. 3263, encodes the following:
- a CDS encoding nucleoside deaminase, whose protein sequence is MTDGTVVTEADLAWLRRCVDLGSAARARGDHPFGSLVVTADGRTVEAMNSVVTHADPTGHAETNVVRAAASVLPAEVLATSTLYTSTEPCAMCAGAIYWSGIARVVYALGEDGLRDIVAEQEGVPTMALPCREVFARGGRPVTVAGPADLPEAITLHDGFWG
- a CDS encoding serine hydrolase domain-containing protein, with product MFGEVLVAISALVLVTGCTAGGSSPSAPPGSDAAQHQTADPEQAEAVMEIVRDYMEEAHLKAVIVRATVDGEEIVRAAVGDSMTGVPATPDMHFRNGAVAISYVATLLLQLVDEGMMTLDDPVSMYLPDLPHADEVTVRQLAQMTSGYQDFVLGNEEFAEIAYADVFKAWTTEDQLALAVDKPLWFEPGTNWAYAHTNYVILGLVLEEVTGMPLEDALQQRVLDPLGLTNTTASLTAEIPEPVLHAYSSERRSFFGIPAGTPFYEDSTSWNPSWTIAQGAIETSNIDDLLASAIAVGTGELLSEESYDEMTSTDLRGRTSAIDGCVNCRPLDEFATYGLGLWISGDWLLQNPLFYGYAAVNAYLPSEKVAIAVAVTYDEAAFDDEGGYSNGGDELFRRIGAYLAPDDAPPVRPAQ
- a CDS encoding LacI family DNA-binding transcriptional regulator — translated: MARVEHPGSARASTLSDVAKLAGVSIATASKAINGRDEVAPATRRRVLEAAEQISFTPNQLARSLLAGRTGTVGLLTSDLEGRFVIPILMGAEDAFGAGQVNVFLCDARGDAIREQHHLKALLNRRVDGIIVVGRQTDPRPSLGQDLPVPVVYAYAPSDDPADLSITPDNRAGGRLAVEHLVSCGRSRIAHLSGDPAYAAAQDRLLGVRDGLQAAGLELVGEPMFSAWSEHWGRDAAAMLLAQHPEVDGIVCGSDQIARGVLDTLRDLGRSVPEDVAVIGYDNWEVLATNSRPELTSIDANLQQLGRTAAKRVFTALDDELRSGTEYLPVRLVIRGSTIPRR
- a CDS encoding sugar ABC transporter substrate-binding protein, producing MSSTTRRMRRIAGVLAAGALLVGVSACAAGSEPASNLSDAGPEGVDDGSTLTLWTRAPLEKQANLLVDAYNESHENQVELTVVPNDDYVAKVGAAAGSNGLPDLFAADIVYVPNWVEQGLFQDLTANIDGLDFKDEINPGHLSAGTVDGKEHVLPFVLDLSMLFWNKELATEAGLDAEAGPANLEEYAEWAKAIQALNKPDTYGTATGLNCGGCLVFTWFPSVWADGEEVMNEDGTESLLASDTAKEIYATWKDLWDSGAVLPSSQDEAGPTWTAGFTEGKVGLMFYPATLLSSTPFEAGVSGIVGPEGGASTFVGGDGIGISKDSKKSAQAWNFLNWMMSEEAQVGVLAKDKDVVSRGDLSSNEYSDADPRLVTINEVAANGDTPVAIHFQEAFNAPNSPWLTLVRDAVLGDGASVDADNDEITAVLSQ
- a CDS encoding sugar ABC transporter permease; protein product: MTALAPPAETASPPRRSTRRKRRATHGGALAGWLYATPTALFVILLFVLPLMLVLQMSGSDWPLLGGNQGWNLPDNYEDAVTNRFFTDSVAFTLKYTILTTVILLALALGLGLLVQESSRWKGLLRTSFLIPSALGLASASLLFYVLYSPIAGPFADLMAAWGFTFLGTPDGALWSTIFLIVWRYAGFYMLLMLVGLQGIPDDVYEAARIDGASRWQTFRSVTLPLLRPTLALTTVLCVTGSLLAFEQFYILTKGGPDNSTITIVQLIYSVAFQGPNNLGVAAALSVIVLIALVVINVAQIRAFSRKAED
- a CDS encoding carbohydrate ABC transporter permease — its product is MSIDTAPDTTRAIVTDAAAHGPRTRYGVARKHPPTSFAGIALRTPYWVVTGALAVLFLYPLIWTTVASFSPRAGTNQVDGWGLGNYVTLANYQAGIWVYLFNSVFVSLLTVALTLVISLLGGYAFARFSFPGKNALFLATLAILMVPYTTLLIPLYVLLNLVGLSNSLVGVALVLTMFQLPFSMFMMRISFEAVPRELDEAAMVDGCSSFTVLWRVLIPAVKPGLITVALFAFLAAWNDFMAPLILINDSNKMTLPLAVSNLRGQVQGVVDYGATEAGVVVLAVPCILLFLILQRHYVRGFMSGAFKG